Proteins from one Ipomoea triloba cultivar NCNSP0323 chromosome 1, ASM357664v1 genomic window:
- the LOC116012741 gene encoding uncharacterized protein LOC116012741 — protein sequence MSSIAKREFTELAIDGSNYLTWALDVEMHLTSKDLKQTIADESQSTDAQKAQALIFLRHHLNNDLKNEYLTEKDPHALWKSLKDRFDQQLSIVLPQAQFDWLNLRFQDYKSVIEYNSALHKIVSQLKLCKHEVSESDLIEKTLSTFHASNLVLQQQYRAKNYDKHSELISALLVAEKHNQLLMKNHNARPVGSAPVPEAHNIAKGWKNRRGRGKGRGGRHGRGNRRGMERIGFVPEGQSSYNRGNRRGTERIILTQGNQNSSKKNSGHKQVCYRCGCSGHWSRTCHIPRHLVNAYQMMMKKDDKQPTKNESHHASTSLPAANAVINNDDDDLLMNYEIGDFELEE from the coding sequence ATGTCTTCAATTGCCAAACGTGAATTTACTGAGCTTGCCATTGACGGTAGCAACTATTTGACTTGGGCCTTAGATGTTGAAATGCATTTGACATCAAAGGACTTAAAGCAAACTATTGCTGATGAGTCACAAAGCACTGATGCCCAGAAGGCACAAGCTCTTATTTTCCTACGCCACCATTTGAATAACGAtcttaaaaatgagtatttgacTGAAAAAGACCCACATGCATTATGGAAGTCCCTGAAGGACCGATTTGACCAACAACTATCAATTGTCCTCCCTCAGGCACAATTTGACTGGCTGAATCTGAGGTTTCAAGATTACAAATCTGTAATTGAATATAATTCAGCCCTGCACAAAATTGTATCACAGCTGAAGCTCTGCAAACATGAAGTTTCAGAGTctgatttaattgaaaagacttTGTCTACTTTTCATGCGAGTAACCTTGTACTCCAGCAGCAGTACAGGGCTAAGAATTATGACAAACACTCTGAACTAATTTCAGCACTTCTTGTGGCTGAAAAACATAATCAGTTGTTGATGAAAAATCATAATGCACGACCAGTTGGCTCTGCACCTGTGCCTGAAGCACATAATATTGCCAAAGGGTGGAAAAATAGAAGAGGTCGTGGTAAGGGTCGTGGTGGTAGACACGGTCGCGGTAACCGTAGAGGTATGGAACGTATTGGTTTTGTCCCGGAAGGTCAAAGCTCATACAATCGCGGTAACCGTAGGGGTACAGAACGCATTATTCTTACCCAAGGAAATCAAAACTCATCAAAGAAAAACTCTGGTCATAAACAGGTTTGCTACCGATGCGGATGTAGTGGGCACTGGTCCCGTACATGCCACATACCAAGGCATTTGGTTAATGCTTAtcaaatgatgatgaagaaagaTGATAAGCAACCAACAAAGAATGAATCTCATCATGCCAGTACCAGTTTGCCTGCAGCAAACGCGGTCataaataatgatgatgatgatctcctgatgaattatgaaattggaGATTTTGAGCTTGAAGAATAG